The Streptococcus sp. VT 162 genome has a window encoding:
- a CDS encoding uridine kinase (functions in pyrimidine salvage; pyrimidine ribonucleoside kinase; phosphorylates nucleosides or dinucleosides to make UMP or CMP using ATP or GTP as the donor) yields the protein MQNRPIIIGVTGGSGGGKTSVSRAILSHFPDEKISMIEHDSYYKDQSHLTFEERVKTNYDHPFAFDTDLMIEQIKELLAGRPVDIPTYDYTEHTRSSKTYRQEPQDVFIVEGILVLEDKRLRDLMDIKIFVDTDDDVRIIRRIKRDMEERGRSLDSVIDQYLGVVKPMYHQFIEPTKRYADIVIPEGVSNTVAIDLLTTKIAKILEEARNSK from the coding sequence ATGCAAAATAGACCAATCATTATCGGAGTGACAGGTGGTTCTGGTGGTGGTAAGACCAGTGTTTCAAGAGCCATTTTATCGCATTTTCCTGATGAAAAGATTTCCATGATTGAGCATGATTCATACTACAAGGATCAGTCTCATTTGACCTTTGAAGAGCGTGTCAAAACCAACTACGACCACCCTTTTGCCTTTGATACAGATTTGATGATCGAGCAGATTAAGGAATTGTTGGCAGGGCGCCCAGTGGACATTCCAACTTATGACTATACAGAGCATACGCGGAGTAGCAAGACCTATCGTCAGGAGCCTCAAGATGTCTTTATCGTTGAGGGAATTTTGGTCTTGGAGGACAAGCGTCTGCGCGATTTGATGGATATCAAGATTTTTGTGGATACAGATGATGATGTGCGTATTATTCGTCGTATCAAGCGAGATATGGAGGAGCGTGGTCGTAGTCTGGATAGCGTGATTGACCAATATCTAGGTGTGGTAAAACCTATGTACCACCAGTTTATTGAGCCGACCAAACGTTATGCCGATATCGTCATTCCTGAAGGGGTCAGCAATACCGTTGCTATCGATCTTTTGACGACAAAAATTGCAAAGATTTTGGAAGAAGCGCGAAATAGTAAATAA
- the truB gene encoding tRNA pseudouridine synthase B (catalyzes isomerization of specific uridines in RNA to pseudouridine; responsible for residues in T loops of many tRNAs), producing the protein MNGIINLKKEAGMTSHDAVFKLRKILGTKKIGHGGTLDPDVVGVLPIAVGKATRMVEFMQDEGKVYEGEITLGYSTTTEDASGEVIAETPVLSLLDETIVDEAIASLTGPITQIPPMYSAVKVNGRKLYEYARAGQEVERPERQVTIYQFERTSPISYKDHLERFTFRVKCSKGTYIRTLSVDLGEKLGYAAHMSHLTRTSAAGLQLEDALTLDEIAAKVEAGQLDFLHPLEIGIGNLVKVFLSPEEATEVRFGRFIELDQTEQELAAFEGDKLLAILEKRDNFYKPRKVFG; encoded by the coding sequence ATGAACGGTATTATCAACTTAAAAAAAGAAGCGGGGATGACCTCGCATGATGCGGTTTTTAAGCTGCGTAAGATTTTGGGAACCAAGAAAATTGGTCATGGTGGGACCTTGGATCCGGATGTAGTGGGAGTTCTGCCAATCGCGGTTGGCAAGGCAACCCGTATGGTCGAATTTATGCAGGACGAGGGCAAGGTCTATGAGGGGGAAATCACTCTAGGTTATTCAACGACGACTGAGGATGCCAGTGGAGAAGTGATCGCAGAGACCCCTGTTTTGTCGCTCTTGGATGAAACCATTGTCGATGAAGCGATTGCTAGTCTGACTGGGCCTATCACTCAGATTCCACCTATGTACTCGGCTGTCAAGGTTAATGGTCGCAAGCTCTATGAGTATGCGCGTGCAGGTCAGGAAGTGGAGCGTCCAGAACGTCAGGTGACTATTTATCAATTTGAGCGGACTAGTCCGATTTCTTATAAGGATCACCTCGAACGTTTCACTTTTCGTGTAAAATGCAGTAAGGGAACTTATATCCGTACCTTGTCAGTTGATTTGGGAGAGAAGCTTGGTTATGCGGCCCATATGTCGCATCTGACACGGACTAGTGCTGCAGGGTTACAACTGGAGGATGCTCTTACCTTGGACGAAATTGCTGCAAAAGTGGAGGCTGGTCAGCTGGACTTTCTCCATCCTCTTGAAATTGGAATAGGGAATCTTGTCAAAGTTTTCCTAAGTCCAGAAGAGGCTACAGAAGTGCGCTTTGGTCGTTTTATCGAGCTAGACCAAACAGAACAAGAATTGGCTGCTTTTGAAGGTGATAAATTGCTTGCCATTTTAGAAAAAAGGGACAATTTCTACAAACCAAGAAAGGTTTTTGGCTAG
- a CDS encoding cell division protein FtsJ codes for MAKERVDVLAYKQGLFETREQAKRGVMAGLVVAVLNGERFDKPGEKIPDDTELKLKGEKLKYVSRGGLKLEKALQVFDLSVDSATTIDIGASTGGFTDVMLQNGAELVFAVDVGTNQLAWKLRQDPRVVSMEQFNFRYAEKTDFEQEPSFASIDVSFISLSLILPALHRVLADQGQIVALVKPQFEAGREQIGKNGIIRDAKVHQTVLESVTAMAVEQGFSVLGLDYSPIQGGHGNIEFLVYLKKEEGASNQVAPEIEKVVERAHREFKDE; via the coding sequence ATGGCTAAGGAAAGAGTGGATGTACTAGCTTATAAACAGGGCTTGTTTGAAACGCGAGAACAGGCCAAGCGCGGTGTCATGGCTGGATTAGTCGTAGCAGTCCTTAATGGAGAACGCTTTGACAAACCAGGAGAGAAAATCCCAGATGACACTGAGCTAAAACTCAAGGGTGAAAAACTCAAGTATGTCAGTCGAGGTGGTCTAAAACTGGAGAAGGCTTTGCAGGTCTTTGATTTATCAGTGGATAGCGCAACCACGATTGATATTGGGGCTTCCACTGGAGGATTTACTGATGTCATGTTGCAAAATGGTGCTGAGTTAGTCTTTGCAGTTGATGTTGGTACCAATCAGTTGGCTTGGAAATTGCGTCAAGACCCACGGGTTGTCAGCATGGAGCAGTTTAATTTTCGTTATGCTGAAAAGACTGATTTTGAGCAGGAACCGAGCTTTGCCAGTATTGATGTGAGTTTCATTTCCCTCAGTCTGATTTTGCCTGCCTTGCACCGTGTCTTGGCTGATCAAGGTCAAATTGTAGCTTTGGTTAAGCCCCAGTTTGAAGCAGGTCGTGAGCAGATTGGGAAAAATGGAATCATTCGAGATGCTAAGGTTCATCAAACTGTCCTTGAATCTGTCACTGCTATGGCAGTTGAACAAGGTTTTTCAGTGCTTGGATTAGACTATTCACCAATCCAAGGTGGACATGGAAACATCGAATTTCTGGTATATTTGAAAAAGGAAGAGGGAGCAAGTAACCAAGTTGCCCCTGAAATAGAAAAAGTTGTAGAGAGAGCACATAGAGAATTTAAAGATGAATAA
- a CDS encoding exodeoxyribonuclease VII small subunit, with translation MSKQKKFEENLAELETIVQSLENGEIALEDAIAAFQKGMVLSKELQATLDKAEKTLVKVMQEDGTESDFE, from the coding sequence ATGTCAAAACAAAAGAAATTTGAGGAAAATCTAGCAGAACTGGAGACCATTGTCCAAAGTTTGGAAAACGGTGAAATTGCTTTGGAAGATGCAATTGCGGCCTTTCAAAAGGGCATGGTCTTGTCAAAAGAGCTCCAAGCGACGTTGGACAAGGCTGAAAAGACCTTGGTCAAGGTCATGCAAGAAGACGGAACAGAAAGTGATTTTGAATGA
- a CDS encoding geranyl transferase, producing the protein MKKQEKLALVESALENFYGDQQFASSLRESVLYSIHAGGKRIRPFLLLEVLESLKVVIQPAHAQVAAALEMIHTGSLIHDDLPAMDDDDYRRGRLTNHKKFGEAMAILAGDALFLDPYALIAQADLPSQIKVDLIANLSLASGSLGMVAGQVLDMEGEHQHLSLEELQTIHANKTGKLLAYPFQAAAIIAELAPEIQAKLKTVGELIGLAFQVRDDALDVTASFEEIGKTPQKDLQAEKSTYPALLGLEEAIAFCNQTLDQANEKLEEIAQQVSFETAPIVKVVESLRING; encoded by the coding sequence ATGAAGAAGCAAGAAAAATTAGCTCTTGTTGAGTCGGCTTTGGAAAATTTTTATGGAGACCAGCAGTTTGCCTCTAGTTTGCGAGAGTCCGTTCTCTATTCCATTCATGCTGGTGGCAAGCGTATTCGGCCTTTTCTCTTGTTAGAAGTTTTGGAATCCCTGAAAGTGGTTATTCAACCAGCTCACGCCCAAGTGGCTGCGGCCTTGGAAATGATTCATACAGGGAGCTTGATTCACGATGATCTTCCTGCAATGGATGATGATGATTACCGTCGGGGACGCTTGACCAATCATAAGAAATTCGGCGAAGCAATGGCCATTTTAGCAGGAGATGCTTTGTTCCTAGATCCTTACGCCTTGATAGCGCAGGCAGATTTGCCAAGTCAGATCAAGGTGGACTTGATTGCTAACTTATCCCTTGCTTCAGGAAGTCTAGGCATGGTTGCAGGGCAGGTTTTAGATATGGAAGGCGAACACCAGCATTTGTCCTTGGAAGAACTCCAGACCATTCATGCCAATAAAACTGGAAAATTACTAGCCTATCCTTTCCAAGCCGCCGCTATCATAGCAGAATTAGCGCCTGAAATCCAAGCAAAACTGAAAACGGTTGGTGAATTGATTGGGCTGGCCTTTCAAGTTCGAGATGATGCGTTGGATGTGACAGCTAGTTTTGAGGAAATCGGCAAGACTCCACAAAAGGATTTGCAGGCTGAAAAATCAACCTATCCAGCCTTGTTGGGCTTGGAAGAGGCCATTGCCTTTTGTAACCAAACTCTGGATCAAGCTAATGAAAAATTGGAAGAAATTGCCCAGCAAGTCAGCTTTGAAACAGCGCCGATTGTGAAAGTAGTAGAAAGTTTGAGAATCAATGGCTAA
- a CDS encoding exodeoxyribonuclease VII large subunit yields MEKYLSVTTLTKYLKMKFDKDPYLERVYLTGQVSNFRKRPTHQYFSLKDDHAVIQATIWSGIYQKLGFDLEEGMKINVIGRVQVYEPSGSYSIIIEKAEPDGVGALAIQFEQLKKKLMEEGLFQERFKQPLPQFAKRIGVVTSRSGAVIQDIITTVSRRFPGVDILLYPTKVQGDGAAEEIARNIARANQREDLDVLIIGRGGGSIEDLWAFNEEIVVRAIFESRLPVISSVGHETDVTLADFVADRRAATPTAAAELATPVTKLDLLTHLQNQEKRMATAVQNVLSRKKEALKKCSQSVIFRQPERLYDGYLQRLDQLQLRLKQNLRTRISDNKQLVQARTHRLVQLSPVTKIQRYQDRLGQLDKLLRSQMALVYDAKVAEVKRLSEALMMLDTSRIVARGYAIVKKEESVIDSVESLKKKDQVTLLMRDGQVELEVKDVKTKEI; encoded by the coding sequence ATGGAAAAGTATTTATCGGTAACAACTTTGACCAAGTATCTGAAAATGAAATTCGATAAAGACCCTTACTTGGAACGGGTCTATTTAACTGGTCAAGTTTCCAACTTTCGTAAACGACCTACTCACCAATATTTCTCCCTAAAAGACGACCATGCAGTCATTCAAGCGACCATCTGGTCTGGGATTTATCAAAAATTAGGTTTCGACCTCGAAGAGGGAATGAAAATCAATGTGATTGGGCGTGTGCAGGTCTATGAACCAAGCGGGAGCTACTCTATCATCATTGAAAAAGCTGAGCCTGATGGGGTCGGGGCGCTTGCGATTCAGTTTGAACAACTTAAGAAAAAATTGATGGAAGAAGGTCTATTTCAAGAGAGATTCAAGCAACCTCTTCCCCAGTTTGCTAAGCGAATTGGAGTGGTGACCAGTCGTAGTGGAGCTGTTATTCAAGATATCATCACGACCGTCAGCAGACGTTTTCCTGGTGTTGATATCCTTCTCTATCCGACCAAGGTACAAGGTGATGGAGCTGCGGAGGAAATTGCTCGAAATATTGCGCGTGCCAATCAACGTGAGGACCTAGATGTTCTCATCATTGGTCGTGGTGGGGGTTCCATCGAGGATCTCTGGGCTTTTAACGAAGAAATTGTGGTACGGGCTATTTTTGAATCCCGTTTGCCAGTCATCTCTAGTGTTGGTCATGAGACAGATGTGACCTTGGCGGACTTTGTAGCTGATCGCCGTGCTGCAACGCCAACAGCTGCAGCTGAACTGGCAACACCTGTAACCAAGTTGGATCTTCTGACCCATTTGCAAAATCAAGAAAAGCGGATGGCAACAGCAGTTCAGAATGTCCTGTCAAGAAAAAAAGAAGCTCTGAAAAAATGCAGTCAGTCAGTCATCTTTAGACAACCAGAGCGCTTGTATGATGGTTATTTGCAACGGTTAGATCAACTGCAACTGCGATTAAAACAAAATTTGCGAACACGGATTTCTGATAACAAACAGCTAGTCCAAGCAAGGACGCATCGACTAGTCCAGTTATCACCTGTTACCAAAATCCAGCGTTATCAAGACCGTCTAGGTCAGTTGGACAAGCTCCTACGCAGCCAAATGGCTCTGGTTTATGATGCCAAGGTTGCTGAAGTCAAGCGACTTTCAGAAGCTTTGATGATGTTGGATACCAGTCGAATCGTGGCGCGTGGTTATGCTATTGTCAAAAAAGAAGAGTCAGTTATCGATTCGGTTGAGAGTTTGAAGAAAAAAGACCAAGTGACGCTTTTGATGCGAGATGGTCAAGTAGAATTAGAGGTTAAAGATGTCAAAACAAAAGAAATTTGA
- a CDS encoding arginine repressor, with product MNKKERLEKIRRFVTDYQIGTQEEIVEHLKEAGISATQATVSRDIKELGIVKIPLKNNTYIYELPKSIVKSLQLAEDNIVSSELMGNMINLAVIPGNTIFVKSQLVAAFSEQIFSCLADDDSILIVARTAEAAEEIVEQVKKW from the coding sequence ATGAATAAAAAAGAGAGACTTGAAAAAATTAGAAGATTTGTTACGGATTATCAAATCGGGACTCAGGAAGAAATTGTTGAGCATTTGAAGGAAGCAGGTATTTCTGCTACTCAAGCCACTGTCTCAAGGGACATCAAGGAGCTTGGGATTGTTAAAATTCCTTTGAAGAACAACACCTATATCTATGAGTTGCCAAAATCAATCGTCAAAAGTTTGCAGTTGGCTGAGGACAACATTGTGAGTTCTGAGTTAATGGGAAATATGATCAACCTTGCTGTCATTCCTGGAAATACTATTTTTGTGAAGAGTCAGTTGGTTGCAGCATTTTCTGAACAGATTTTTAGCTGTCTAGCTGATGATGATTCTATCTTAATTGTAGCTAGAACAGCAGAGGCAGCTGAAGAAATTGTTGAACAAGTCAAAAAATGGTAG